Proteins encoded together in one Riemerella anatipestifer window:
- a CDS encoding DUF2797 domain-containing protein: MLFTGQVLKMSAQLAEPIQYYLNLSNDLLHINALFNRRLSIKHIGFQCVECGSDEPVYQMGFCKKCFFESPYASETILKPELSKAHLDIEERDIEVERKIQLQPHLVYLAYTGEVKVGVTRQTQVPTRWIDQGATKALPIAKTENRYEAGVIEVALKNHLSDKTNWRKMLSDDGASEVDLFALREEVVGLFPKESQKFVVESELYNLKYPYTPLEKITSINLSKTKEYQGILKGVKGQYLAFEDGGVMNVRSHEGYVVELEIKD; the protein is encoded by the coding sequence ATGTTATTTACAGGGCAAGTACTCAAGATGTCTGCACAGTTGGCAGAACCTATCCAATATTACCTTAATCTATCTAATGATTTACTGCACATCAACGCTTTGTTTAACCGTAGGTTGAGTATAAAGCATATAGGATTTCAGTGTGTGGAATGTGGGAGCGATGAGCCTGTGTACCAGATGGGGTTTTGTAAAAAATGCTTTTTTGAAAGCCCTTACGCTAGTGAAACTATCCTAAAGCCCGAACTTTCTAAAGCCCACCTAGATATAGAAGAAAGAGATATAGAGGTGGAACGGAAAATACAGCTACAACCTCATTTGGTTTATTTGGCTTATACGGGGGAGGTTAAAGTTGGGGTTACCAGACAAACACAAGTGCCTACTAGATGGATAGACCAAGGAGCAACAAAGGCTTTGCCCATAGCAAAGACGGAAAACCGCTACGAAGCAGGAGTTATAGAAGTCGCTCTTAAAAACCATTTATCCGATAAAACCAATTGGAGAAAAATGCTCTCCGATGATGGAGCTAGCGAAGTGGATTTGTTTGCATTAAGAGAGGAGGTTGTTGGTTTATTCCCAAAAGAAAGTCAAAAGTTTGTGGTAGAGTCTGAACTTTATAATTTAAAATATCCTTATACACCTTTAGAAAAAATTACTTCTATAAATTTAAGCAAAACAAAAGAATATCAAGGTATTTTAAAAGGAGTTAAAGGGCAGTACTTGGCGTTTGAAGATGGTGGCGTAATGAATGTCCGTTCCCACGAGGGCTATGTGGTGGAACTTGAAATAAAAGATTAG